One Megasphaera vaginalis (ex Bordigoni et al. 2020) genomic region harbors:
- the mnmA gene encoding tRNA 2-thiouridine(34) synthase MnmA: MKKCIAVAMSGGVDSSVTAGLLREEGYDVIGVTLRLWEDDSACLPADNVHACCSLSSVDDAKAVATVLGIPHYTLDFRDVFRRDVIDYFVAEYAVGRTPNPCIACNKFIKFGLLWDKAKQFGADFLATGHYAQVAYDEKRRVYSLLRGADARKDQSYVLYQLTQDMLPHLLFPMAALEKTETRALARKWGLPVFNKPESQDICFIPDNDYKGFLRREAPQIFRRGKMVDRTGRTVGEHQGLPGYTVGQRRGLQLGGPGGPYYVTRLDTERNRVVVGAEKDLFSAEVKATAATWVEGTPKSAFKAYGKIRYAAKEAPCTVYPDGDQLTAVFETPQRAVTAGQALVLYDGQRVLGGGVII; this comes from the coding sequence ATGAAAAAATGTATAGCCGTTGCCATGAGCGGCGGCGTCGACAGCTCGGTTACGGCAGGGCTGTTGCGGGAAGAAGGCTATGATGTTATCGGCGTGACGCTGCGTTTGTGGGAAGACGATTCCGCCTGTCTGCCTGCAGATAACGTTCACGCCTGTTGTTCCCTATCCTCTGTCGATGATGCCAAGGCCGTTGCAACCGTTTTGGGGATTCCGCATTATACGCTTGATTTTCGTGACGTTTTTCGTCGTGATGTTATCGATTATTTTGTCGCCGAATACGCTGTCGGCAGAACGCCGAATCCTTGTATTGCCTGCAATAAATTTATCAAATTCGGCTTACTTTGGGATAAGGCGAAACAATTCGGCGCCGATTTTTTGGCGACCGGTCATTACGCGCAAGTCGCCTATGATGAAAAAAGGCGGGTTTATTCACTCCTGCGCGGCGCCGATGCCCGGAAAGATCAGTCGTATGTCCTATATCAGCTGACGCAGGATATGTTGCCGCATCTCCTGTTTCCCATGGCGGCGTTGGAAAAGACGGAAACGAGAGCGCTTGCCAGAAAGTGGGGATTGCCGGTTTTCAATAAGCCTGAAAGCCAGGATATTTGTTTTATTCCTGACAATGATTACAAAGGTTTTCTGCGCAGAGAGGCGCCGCAGATCTTCCGCAGAGGGAAGATGGTCGATAGGACCGGTCGTACCGTCGGCGAGCACCAAGGGCTGCCGGGGTACACGGTGGGACAGCGCCGCGGCTTGCAGTTGGGCGGCCCCGGCGGACCTTATTATGTGACGCGGCTGGATACGGAACGAAACCGCGTCGTCGTCGGCGCGGAAAAAGACCTGTTTTCCGCTGAAGTCAAGGCAACCGCCGCGACCTGGGTCGAAGGGACGCCGAAAAGCGCTTTCAAGGCATACGGTAAGATTCGTTATGCGGCGAAAGAAGCGCCGTGTACGGTTTATCCCGACGGAGATCAGTTGACTGCCGTTTTTGAAACGCCGCAGCGAGCGGTGACGGCGGGACAGGCTCTCGTGTTGTACGACGGGCAGCGCGTTCTCGGCGGCGGAGTGATTATTTAA